A section of the Symphalangus syndactylus isolate Jambi chromosome 19, NHGRI_mSymSyn1-v2.1_pri, whole genome shotgun sequence genome encodes:
- the CHRM3 gene encoding muscarinic acetylcholine receptor M3 has product MSLHNNSTTSPLFPNISSSWIHSPSDAGLPPGTVTHFGSYNVSRGAGNFSSPNGTTDDPLGGHTVWQVVFIAFLTGILALVTIIGNILVIVSFKVNKQLKTVNNYFLLSLACADLIIGVISMNLFTTYIIMNRWALGNLACDLWLAIDYVASNASVMNLLVISFDRYFSITRPLTYRAKRTTKRAGVMIGLAWVISFVLWAPAILFWQYFVGKRTVPPGECFIQFLSEPTITFGTAIAAFYMPVTIMTILYWRIYKETEKRTKELAGLQASGTEAETENFVHPTGSSRSCSSYELQQQSMKRSNRRKYGRCHFWFTTKSWKPSSEQMDQDHSSSDSWNNNDAAASLENSASSDEEDIGSETRAIYSIVLKLPGHSTILNSTKLPSSDNLQVPEEELGMVDLERKASKLQAQKSVDDGGSFPKSFSKLPIQLESAVDTAKTSDVNSSVGKTTATLPLSFKEATLAKRFALKTRSQITKRKRMSLVKEKKAAQTLSAILLAFIITWTPYNIMVLVNTFCDSCIPKTFWNLGYWLCYINSTVNPVCYALCNKTFRTTFKMLLLCQCDKKKRRKQQYQQRQSVIFHKRAPEQAL; this is encoded by the coding sequence ATGTCCTTGCACAATAACAGTACAACCTCGCCTTTGTTTCCAAACATCAGCTCTTCCTGGATACACAGCCCCTCTGATGCAGGGCTGCCCCCAGGAACCGTCACTCATTTCGGCAGCTACAATGTTTCTCGAGGAGCTGGGAATTTCTCCTCTCCAAACGGTACCACTGATGACCCTCTGGGAGGTCACACCGTCTGGCAAGTGGTCTTCATCGCTTTCTTAACGGGCATCCTGGCCTTGGTGACCATCATCGGCAACATCCTGGTAATTGTGTCATTTAAGGTCAACAAGCAGCTGAAGACAGTCAACAACTACTTCCTCTTAAGCCTGGCCTGTGCCGATCTGATTATCGGGGTCATTTCAATGAATCTGTTTACGACCTACATCATCATGAATCGATGGGCCTTAGGGAACTTGGCCTGTGACCTCTGGCTTGCCATTGACTATGTAGCCAGCAATGCCTCTGTTATGAATCTTCTGGTCATCAGCTTTGACAGATACTTTTCCATCACGAGGCCGCTCACGTACCGAGCCAAACGAACAACAAAGAGAGCTGGTGTGATGATCGGTCTGGCTTGGGTCATCTCCTTTGTCCTTTGGGCTCCTGCCATCTTGTTCTGGCAATATTTTGTTGGAAAGAGAACCGTCCCTCCGGGAGAGTGCTTCATTCAGTTCCTCAGTGAGCCCACCATTACTTTTGGCACAGCCATCGCTGCTTTTTATATGCCTGTCACTATTATGACTATTTTATACTGGAGGATCTATAAGGAAACTGAAAAGCGTACCAAAGAGCTTGCTGGGCTGCAAGCCTCtgggacagaggcagagacagaaaacTTTGTCCACCCCACGGGCAGTTCTCGAAGCTGCAGCAGTTACGAACTTCAACAGCAAAGCATGAAACGCTCCAACAGGAGAAAGTATGGCCGCTGCCACTTCTGGTTCACAACCAAGAGCTGGAAACCCAGCTCCGAGCAGATGGACCAAGACCACAGCAGCAGTGACAGTTGGAACAACAATGATGCTGCTGCCTCCCTGGAGAACTCTGCCTCCTCCGACGAGGAGGACATTGGCTCCGAGACGAGAGCCATCTACTCCATCGTGCTCAAGCTTCCGGGTCACAGCACCATCCTCAACTCCACCAAGTTACCCTCATCGGACAACCTGCAGGTGCCTGAGGAGGAGCTGGGGATGGTGGACTTGGAGAGGAAAGCCAGCAAGCTGCAGGCCCAGAAGAGCGTGGACGATGGAGGCAGTTTTCCAAAAAGCTTCTCCAAGCTTCCCATCCAGCTAGAGTCAGCCGTGGACACAGCCAAGACTTCTGACGTCAACTCCTCAGTGGGTAAGACCACGGCCACTCTACCTCTGTCCTTCAAGGAAGCCACTCTGGCCAAGAGGTTTGCTCTGAAGACCAGAAGTCAGATCACTAAGCGGAAAAGGATGTCCCTCGTCAAGGAGAAGAAAGCAGCCCAGACCCTCAGTGCGATCTTGCTTGCCTTCATCATCACTTGGACCCCATACAACATCATGGTTCTGGTGAACACCTTTTGTGACAGCTGCATACCCAAAACCTTTTGGAATCTGGGCTACTGGCTGTGCTACATCAACAGCACCGTGAACCCCGTGTGCTATGCTCTGTGCAACAAAACATTCAGAACCACTTTCAAGATGCTGCTGCTGTGCCAGTGTGACAAAAAAAAGAGGCGCAAGCAGCAGTACCAGCAGAGACAGTCGGTCATTTTTCACAAGCGCGCACCCGAGCAGGCCTTGTAG